The Topomyia yanbarensis strain Yona2022 chromosome 3, ASM3024719v1, whole genome shotgun sequence nucleotide sequence aagtgcagaaaactaggaatgttccattgacacttctgctagaaagtgcaaaaccagtgcactcgactataccggtgcacatcaatcgaaaatcccatatgATTTCTCGGTAACAACTAAACCGTTCGATTTGAAACATTCACCCTATCATTTCTTACCAAATGGCAAGAAAACAAATTCATTAGGTCAttaaaaatcaacaatttctgaaaaattatCACCATTTTGTAACAGAAcaaaattttatcaattcttttATTTACGAAGGGCGTTTAGGCGTCTACTAAAGAAGAAACGTTGGTTTTTCCATTATAGATACGACGGTCTTGATTTATCGTGGTGGTCTCCGCACATAAGGTAAAAAATTAAGTGGTCACTGTCATTTTGCAGTTTTAACGTGTACTAAAATATACTTATTATCtacttatttttaaaaatcgagaTTTTTTTGTTGACATGGTGGTTTAATGCTTAATTCTGaccatttttgaatttttattattcataCATTTAATGGTCTAACTAGTGGTGTCTTAGATGATAATTCCCTAATGCAGAATTTTGCAGCCTAGTAACTTTACTAGTAAAATACATATAAACATTCTGCATAGCAGTGTACGAATTCGAATTTGAGTAACTGTAGATCTAGATATCACTATACTACCATGATACGCATAAGTCTTAGTATAAATTTTTTATGGAGGTGGTACTGTGATACATATCACTGTAATATAGCTAACGATTTAGGAGATTTATAATGATCACGTTTTTCGTGTTTCGAACCAGTGTTGAACGGGAAGAACCTCAATGATAATAAATTACCTACTCAACAATCGTCACATCATATACAGTCATTCCTTCATGGTAGCGGAACCAAGCCCAGGTAATATATAATTATTTGCAATGCGTATGTTCTTTGTTCTTTATTCCTATGCCTCTAATAATTAGTAGGTAGTAACATTTGTATCTTCAAACGTCCAAAtttcaatttgattttcaattatATCTCTACCACAGTTATGAGGTGATTACTGTAAAATCTATATAGGGTGGGTTATCCTGTATTTATCTTATTAGTAAGAAGGCCACACTCACTGATTAGTCGGAATACAAATGCGCTTAATCGGTATTAATATTGTAGGTTTTATTGGAAAAACGCCTTTCAATCCTTATGATGTGACCAATTGAATTGGCGTATGGCAATAAATGCTAAGAAAGgtcgaaaaatatgtattacACAAGTTTAATGTGTGCTAATTGATTACGTTAATTGTATTTGTCAAATTAACTGACTAATATTACGTTCACACtgcgagttaaaacgtgttttaacgctatctcgatgacatttttctcgttgctaattattataacgtgttttaactctgtagtgtgatcATAGTATAACAATAATGCGTCTAAAGTTTCAAgttttcgtatgttttgtttgttgcttttttgttgtttttttgttgttttatctGAGTTTTAACCTACTGGTGACTTACGATTTGTTCAAAATCGGGTTTCTACACAAAATTGCACTACATTTTTTGGGAGCGTCCCATAAGAAAAGCATTGTGACAAATAGCGCTGCTCCAAACcttgctgcgacgaaaaataatcgtcaTGTCTCCATGACATCATGATTCGGTTCTCATAAACAGTACTCTAAGAAAATCTGACGTGAAAATAGCGCAACAAAATTTGCGATTTagtgaaatgaaaatttgaatcaaaCGACCCCCTTTTCATCCTACCATTAAATtttgttgtttctttttttatttcgactaatataaagtcacattttcttttttactttttaacgacattcaattaactAAAGATTACTAAGTGGGGAAAGttgtgaaaatttagagccatagtactcaagtgagagcaaggatgtgaaatatacagatcagaAAACTAGAAGTGTTACTAAGTGTCGGACTAatattttgtcttctgctagcaagagtcgagcttaggcagcatgaCTACGAATCGCCCAAGTCTACCAAGATGTCTCCCGACAAAGACAGACTTGCCCTCTTTACCGCGAGAAcctgctctcacttgagtactatggctctaaattttcataactttccctactcattaatctagctaattaaatatcattaaaaaaaattaaattttgtttttaccaATCCGTTAAACTGAGCAGACGTTTGCCTTGACTGATAGGTTCGAATTGGAATGACTAATAGAGGAGCTGAGTTAGGGAGCTTTTACCCTATGTATAATTAGCATACGGTCTGTGGTTggcgatgtccaactttttcatCTAAATCTCAGTTCAGCGTTGATCTTCACTTGAATTGGACGTTAGTCATTTTGTTACAGCAAGCATCAGTTCGAAAGATGCGTCATTTAGTGATAGTGACAGCAGGTATGTGCTGCATAATACAGAACTTTCGACATAGTTCAACTGTTGATTAACGGACAAATTCATTAATATAGTACTGCTGGCAGTGGCTGTCGTGCAAGCGCTTCCAGCCAAGGATAAGCCGGCCAAGAATACATGCCAGAAGGCATGTACGTTCGACTACACGCCAGTTTGTGGTGGTGTGAAGAACAGCAAGGACAAACCTCTATCATTTGGTAATACATGCGTGCTTGACAATTACAATTGCGAAAATCAAAAGAGTG carries:
- the LOC131691655 gene encoding turripeptide Pal9.2-like — encoded protein: MRHLVIVTAVLLAVAVVQALPAKDKPAKNTCQKACTFDYTPVCGGVKNSKDKPLSFGNTCVLDNYNCENQKSLVVLSQGECPGGGGVRLQ